TCATGGTAATTTTAATCCCATACTCTTTTTGAATCCGCCCGGATAATGACATCATTTTAAGTGAATGCCCGCCAAGATAAAAGAAATTATCGTTTACTCCTACACGGTCTATACCCAATACCTCACTCCACATCCCGGCGAGCTTCTTCTCAATACCGCTGATCGGCGCTTCGTAACTGACGCTTCCTTCCCCTTGCTTCTCCGGTACCGGCAGCGCTTTGCGGTCTACTTTCCCGTTCCTCGTCAGCGGCAGCTTCTCCATCTCCACCACATACTCCGGTACCATGTAGTCCGGCAGGCTTCTGCCAAGCTCCCGCTTCACCTTCTCCGTGTCGATCTTCTCTTCCCCCGTTACATAAGCACACAGGTACTTCCCGGTCTTCTCTCCGCCCCGTACCGTCACCACTGCTTCCTTAATGCCGGCTATCTCACTAAGTCTGTTCTCCACTTCCCCAATTTCAATCCGGTAGCCCCGTATTTTGACCTGGTCATCCTTTCTCCCCAGAAACTCGATGTTCCCATCTTCCAGCCACCGGCCTATATCTCCCGTCTTGTACAGCCGTACTCCCGGCTCTTTGGCAAACGGGTCTTCCGTGAACGCCTCTCTTGTCTTCTCCTCCTGATTCAAATACCCGCGGCCTACTCCTATCCCTGCTACCCATATTTCTCCCTTCACGCCAACCGGGCATAACTCCCCTGCTTCATCTACAATGTAGATCGTCATGTTCTGTACCGGGCTTCCTACAGGCAACATGACTCTTCCCGGATCCTGCTCCATCAGGTAATGGGTGATGTCATCCGATGCCTCGGTCGGGCCGTAAGCATTGGCCATCCGGATTCCGGGATATTTCCCGAACCATCTGCCCACCAGGTTCGGCTTCAACGCTTCCCCCGTCACAACCAGCAGCTCAAGCTTCTCCAGACCGGTCTGCTCCGGCTCCAGATGCTCCAACAGCACGGACAAATAGGACGGCACAACCTCCAGGATCGTCACGCCGTCCTGCTGGATGTGGTCGATGAACGCCTCCGCATCCAGGGTCAGCTCATTCGGGTAGATTACCACCTTGCCCCCTGTCACCAGGGCCGAGAAAAACTGCCAGACCGATATATCGAAGCAGTGCGACGCATTCTGGGCAATGACGCTGTCCCCGGTTATCCGGAAGTCATGGATTTTGGCATACAGGTGATTCAGCATGCCACGGTGCTCCACCATCGCACCCTTCGGCCGGCCTGTTGACCCTGATGTGTAGATCACATAGCAAAGATCTTCCGGTTTGTTGACCCCCGGCGGATTATCCGCAGGCATAGCCGCAATGGCCGACTGGTCCACAACCGTTCCCAGCTTCTCTATTCCCCGGGTTTCAAGAAGGTGCTCCAGATCCTTACATGACGCACAGTACCGCACATTCTTCCATGTATATCTGCCCTTTTGCACAGATAATGAAGGACGCCGATTCTCTTCCCTGGCATGCTTCTTGTTCACTCTCAGCATCACGTCATACCGGAACCGGGTCAGCTCGTTGTCGATGGTACCCAGCTTCCGGCTGCTTTCCCAGCCGCAGATTTCCGGATACTTCTGCTGCAGATCCTGAAAGAAGCTCTCATCCACAAACAAATCTTCATCCCAGCTTGTTTTGACCGGAACACCCGGGTTGGCCTCTTTGTAGGCCGCCGTCGACTCTGCCAATTCCCCCTTTTTCCGGTGCTCCAGCAAATCATCCAGATAGAGGATTCCTTCTTCTTTCAGCAGGCCGATTGCACTTCGTATCACTTCTTCCAGGTACAACGTATTCGGGAAGTAATGAACGACGCTGCTCATCACAATGACGTCAAAATCAGACTCTCCTATACCCCCGATCTCCGAGGCGGCCGCCTGCCTGAGCTTTACATGGGATAACCCTTCCCGCCTTGCCCTCTCCCGGTTCCGTTCGATGATCGTACCGGATAGATCGGTTGCAACGTATTCCTTTACATCAGGCGCCAGATGGAACAGCAGCAGACCATGTCCGCACCCGACTTCTAGTACCTTCGATTCCTTCGTAAGATGCGGTTTCAGCTTCGTCTGGAAGTTGCCGATGTATTCCTGCATCTCCTCAAGGCTGAACGCTTTCCCGCCATAGCTGCTGCTCCAGCCGTAATCGTTGAGCGCTTCGCTTGTTTCTTCCGCAACGGCTTCCCAGATGTTTCTCATCTGCAGCTGCTTTTCGCTGCTTGCAGCATCATACTCATCCAGCAGGACATAACCTTGAAGGGATTCGCTCTCCCACAGCAGCCGGTCCACTTCATCCACATAACGGCTCGTTGTGACAAGGAAGGAGGTGCCGCTGTCCTGCAGCTGCCCGGCCGGATTCATCGCATCCAGGACCGTATAGCCCAGATCTAAACGCTGCAGCGCCGAGAACGCAACCAGCTTGTCAAGTGAATCGTCCAGCAGCACACCCGCACCATCTCTTTGGTTACCGAGACGATTCTTAAGAAAACCGGCAAGCTGTCCGGTGCGTTCCCTGTATACCTCATACGCAAGCGTTTTGTTGCCGGAACAAAGCGCCATTTCCGGACCCGGCACGATGGATTCGCCCCGCTCAAGCAGCGATACCGCCCTCTCCGTCCGGAACAGGGCTTCGTCCTGTTCAGTCTGCTTCAGCCGGTCCAGGTATACGATATGTTCTACCGATGTGCCGGCCACGATGCCGCGGTACATCTCATCCGACCCGGCAAACACAGCCGAGACGGTCAGGACGATGGACGCCCCGGAATCCGATAGCATCGTACGAATCCGTTCCATCGGGTAGGCCGCATCAATCGGCACGTAAGCCCCTCCGGCCTTGAACAGGCCCAGAATGCCGACCAGCATCGGGATAGACCGCTCGCACAGTACCGCTGCGAGCTTATCCGGGCCGCTGCCTTTTTCCTTGAGCAGCCAGGCCAGCCGGTTCGCCTGCTCATTAAGCTCCCGGTAGGTCAGGGTGTGTTCTCCGCATTGGACGGCTACGGCGTCCGGCGTCTTCTGTACCTGCTCTTCGATGAGCTGGCTGACCGCGGCATCTGGAGGGAAATAGCCGCGCTTGCCGTTAAACTCCAGCAGGATTTGGGAGCGCTCCTGCTCCGGGAGAATGCCGAGCTCCCGTATGTCAGCTCCCACCTGCAAGAGCGCCTGTCCGAGCAGATGGGTAAAGTGACTGATGATTCGCTTGACCGCCGGCTCCGTATAACGGTCCGGGTCAAAATGAACCGTTCCCGGATGCCCGTATCCTCTCTCACGAAATGGAACAGCATCCTGTAAGCAACCGCGTCCAGATACCGCTTGTCATGAATATTTTCCAGCATCACAACCGTGCTGTACAAGGAGGTATCTGCCGTTTGGTTTTCTTCCCGGAGCTGGTCAAACAGCAGATCGATAGGAAAGTTCTGGTGTTCCACCGCATCGGCAACAGTCTGTCTTATCTGAAGCAGCAGCTCTTTAAAACTCATTCCCGCTTCTACCCGGGTTCTCAGCGGCAGCATCGTATTAATAAATTCGCCGTCTATTCCTTCCTGGCGGTAGATGGGCGAACCCATGACGATATCTTCATTTCCGGTATATTTGTTTAGCAACACGGCAACTTCCGAAAACAAAATGACATGTATCGCATAGTCGGAATTACCACCAAGCTTTATCAGTTGTGCTGCGGCCGATTCCGGCAGGGTAAAATCAAAAGTCATCCTTTTATTGGGCTCGGCGATAGCTTGAACCATCACAGCATCACCGGGAAATTCGGTGATGCCGATTTCCCCGGTGAGATTTTGGTGCCAATATTCCCATTCATTCTGATGTTGATTGATAATAATCATTTGGTTCATGAAACGGTTCTTAGATTTCATGGAAAGCCTCCCGGTCAAAAATCGAATTCGATTCTTTCCTTTCTTGATTGTGCGGCAACAAGATCATGCGAGATTTCAATCTTTTTCAAAGCAATATTCCGGCTTTCTATAATCTGTTGAGTAATTTCTTTGAAAAATGTTATAAATTTTCCAATGCTTTCTTTTCTGAACAACTGAGTTCTGTACATGATCTCAAACACAAGTTGATCAGATGCTTCCCAGCCGATGAACGAAATGTCGAATTGAGATATTTTGTGTTCGAAGGGAACTTTTGTGATCCTGATATCTTTCAGTGTCAAATCTTCTGAATCAATGTTCTGCCATTCGAACAAAATATCAAATATTGGATTTCTACCCGGATCTACTTGAGGATTTAATTCCTCTACCAACTGATCAAATTGAAAATCTTGATTGTCAAACGCATCCAAAACCGTCTTCTTTACCTCTCTTAAATACTCAATAAATATTTTGCTTCCGGCCGGGAAAGTCCTCAGTGCCAGCGTATTGATAAACATACCCAACATTTTGTCCAAATCTTCATGGGTACGTCCGGACGCCACTGTTCCTACTATAATATCTTGTTGGCCGCTTATCTTATAAAGCAAGGCATTAAACAACGCAAACGTCAGCATGTATAAAGAGACATCTTCTTCTTTAGCCAATGTTCTAAGCTTATCCGTAGTTTCCGGGTCTATGGAGAAGCTGACACTGTTTCCTTCAAAACTTTGCATAAAGGACCGTTCATAATCCATTGGAATATTCAGTACAGGTATTTCCCCGGCGAATTTGTCAAGCCAATACTCCTTTTGCTTTTGCATTTTTCCGGATTCCAGAAGCTTATTGTGCCAAACGGCATAGTCCTTATATTGGAGTCTTTGATTCGGAATACCGACGCCCTGATATAGGTCCAAAAACTCCTTGGTCATCAAGCCTATTGACGTTCCATCCGTCACCAGATGATGAATGTCGATCAAAAGCAGATGCTTATGTTCCGATTGCTTTACAAGCATTACCCTGAATAAAGGTGCCGTACCTAAATCGAATGGACATATATACCGCTCAATGATCTCTTCGGCTTTCTGTATTTGGTGTTCTTCATAATGAATCTGGAACTGGACGGATTCATGAATAATTTGAACAGGTTCTCCATTTCTGTAGTCAAATGAAGTACGTAAAGATTCATGTCTTTGCACCAACGCTTGGAAAGCCCTTTCAATCTTGTCCTTGTCCACGGTGCCATCGAGAATGAAAGCATAAGGAATATTGTAACTTGTTCCCATGTCCCTAATACGTTCGAGAGTAAATATCCTTCGTTGTGCCGAAGATAACGGATAGTAATCTCTTTTTTCCGCCAGAGGAATCGGAACGGTTGTTTCTTTTTTCTGTCCCAAAATATAGTCACTCAAATGTTGGATACTTGCCGCTTTAATGAACTCTGCCAATGGAATGGTCAGGTTATACTTTTTGCGAAGTATGGATAAGATCGTAACCGCCTTTAAAGAATCCCCTCCCAGTTCAAAAAAGTTTGCTGCCGTGCTTATGTCAGGGCTGCCAAGCACCTGCTGCCATATCCGGATCAGGGAATCTTCCACCTGTTCCCGGGTGCCTAGCTCTTCTTTATTGTTGATTCCTTCCGGCAAACGGGACGTTTCCTGAAGTCCTTTTCCCTCTTCCCTGAAGGTTTCCATCTTGATCCAACGGTCAATTCTTCCTTGAAGATCACTCGTAGATATGACGATTTGACCAATCTCCTTTGCATGCAGCACTCTTTCCAAAACTTGAATGCCTTCCTCAGGCGTCATGGCCAGCTGAACTACTTCGGTCCCGATGCTCTCAATAGTTTCTTCCTCAAAAATGCGCCAGGAATCCCAATTGACGCTGATCCAAGGTATGTTACTTTCTTGCTGCACCTTTTTCGTAAACATATCCATAAAAATGTTCGCGGCAGAATAAGCCCCGTGCCCAAGACCGCCTAAAACGGAAGCCACAGATGATGTCAAAAGACAGAAGTCCGTTTCTTTTTCCCGTAAAATATCGGCCAGCACCATTAGGCCATATATTTTCGGAATAAATTGTTTCTCGCATGCTTCCTTATCTCCATTTTCCATGAGACCCAAACCATCGTCTTTCGCTCCTGCCGCATGAATAATTCCATCTACCTTACCGAACTGTTTCTCCGCCTTCGAGAACACGGCCCGCATTTGTTCTTCGTCGGCAACATTCGCCCGGCAGGCCAATATGCTTGCACCCGCCTGCTCCAATTGTTGAAGTTTGCGGATTTTGTCACTTGTTGGTTCCTGCTCTTCATGGCATTCCAGCCAACGTTGCCATTCCTCTTTATCCGGGATCGGAGAATTTCCTGTCAGGACGAGTTTGGCCTTCCATTCCCGGGCCAGATATTCAGCCAATGCGTAACCGACTCTTCCAAGACCGCCTGTTATCAAGTATACGCCTTCTTCTTTTAACGGAAGGATTTCTCGTTTTGGCTCATCCAGAAGGATTGGTTTAAAAGTCTGTACCCAACGATTATTTCCGCGGTATGCGACTACAGGTTCCGCGGCTTCCGAACGAATTTCATTCATAAGCTGTGCCGAATGCCGGGATGAAACTCTGTCTTCGGTAAATTCAATATCCATGTACCGGCAGGATATATGCTGAAATTCTTGTGGAATAACTTTACATAGACCAAGAATAGTCGCTTTCTCCGGACGTAAGACTTCATTCTTTGTGACATCCATCGAATTATTGGACACCACATCAATATGGATCTGACCAGGTATATTTTGTTTGCGCAGAGCGCCTGCAAGATGGATAAGGCTATAAAATCCGGATACTTGAGCGTCCTCTACAATCTTCTTGTCGAGCCGGGTATCCAAACCCGCTGATATACTCCACATATGCACGATATTTTTCAACGTTTTACCAGTAGAGAGGGCATCATCAATTAGAGATATATAGTTATCGTAAACTCCCGGGTCTATTTGGTAAGAACCTGTTCCTTTTTTGTCAAATTCCCTGCCTTGCCGGACAGTAATCACTTCATGGCCTTCTTGCTTCATCCTGTCTGCCACCTGTTGGCCAAGCCCCGTTTCATCAATGAAAAACAGCCATAATCCGTCCTCTTGTCTCGTATTTTTCTGTGAAAGAAGGAAGCAGGACTCCCATTCAGGAATATAAAACCACTCTGAAATCTTGGGATTTTTGGATATGGGCTGACATAAAAGAGAATTTTTCAATCGTGGGTATGAAGCATCTTCAATGGTATACAATTGGCGATTAAAAGAATACCCCGGCAACGGAACACGAAATCTTTTCTTATTTTGATAGAACCGGTCCCACTTGGGCACGATACCATGAAGCCAGCATTCACCCAATACCTGAATCGCATATTTGGAATACGATAATGGCTCGTTATCATTCCTTACCGGATGAATCATAACTTTCTCCGGTCGGTCACTGAAATAATGATGGGCAATATCGGTTAAATCACCGTTTGCACCCAATTCGATAAAAATGGCTTTATCCTTCTTTGCCAACATAGCAGACTGGTGCTTATCATCTCCAATGCGGGTGTATGGAATAGGAACAGGCAGGGATAGAGTTCCCGTTAACTCTTTAGGTGTACCCGGTATATCCTCATTTGCCTTTACCAAACGCAAACCCTGCTCTAGAGTTAGGGTTCCAGACAGACAAGCGCATATTATTCCGCCAATCCGGTCCCCCATAGCGGCTGCCGGTTCAATTCCCCACTCTATCAATAAGGATGCAAATGAATAGGAAATACTGAATTTCAGGGAGTCCTCATACCCCTCCTGATAGCCCGCCTTGAGATCACTGTTACCGGAATACATAATGCTTTTTAGGTCTTGACCATAGACACGATTCAGAATTTCAAAACACTCGTCCATCCGTATCCGGAAACGCTTTTCTTCCTGGTAAAAGTCAAACCCTAATTTTATATAGCCAAAGGGTTCATTTGGAACAGAAAATATAAAAATAACAGAAGGGACTTCATCTCCAGATTTATTCGAGCGGATTCTCCGGGATCCCGGTTTCATAGCTTCTGCTGCGTCATGGGAATTTGTTCCGATAAAATAACTTCTATACGGAAAGTATCGTCTGCCTGTTTGCAGTGTAAACGCTGCGTCTGCCAGATGTGTATCCGGATGTTCAGATAAATGAGCTGTCAGATTTTCTTTCATCAGCTCTAGAGAAGGCTCTGTTTTGGCCGATAACAGGATAAGCTCTGGGCTGTCTGCCGCTTCTTTTTTTTCCGGATTCATCCCATACCACTTTGGTGGTTCTTCCAGAATAATATGGGAGTTAGTACCCCCAATTCCGAAAGAGCTTACCCCCGCTCTGAACGGAATCTCTCTATTCCATGAATGAAGATGTCTGGCCACCCGAAACGGGCTATTCTCAAAATCAATGCGCGGATTCGCTTCATTATAATGAAGACTCGGCGGAATCTGCCTATTCTTGAGGGTCAATACCGTTTTTATAAATCCGGCAATTCCTGCAGCTGCATCCAAATGACCAATGTTTGTTTTTACCGAACCAATTTGGCAAAAACCTTTATCCTTGCTCTGGAAGGCCATTTTAAGCGCTTCAATTTCGATTGGATCGCCGATAGGAGTAGCTGTACCATGTGCTTCCAGATAACCGATCGATTCAGGTTCGACATCAGCCACTTTAAGCGCTGCCTTGATTACCTCCGCTTGACCCTGGGGGCTGGGGGCTGTAAAGCCGGTCTTGCGGCTGCCGTCATTAGTAACCGCACTTCCTTTAATGACAGCATAAATGTGGTCTCCGTCTGCAATAGCATCCTCCAGCATTTTCAATACAGCAACTCCCGCTCCATTGCTGAAAACCGTTCCTCTTGCATCAGCATCAAATGCCCGGTTGCGGCCATCCGGGGATTCGTGCATGTTTTCGTAATACAAATAACCCTGTTGTTCGGGCACGGTTATCGATACTCCTCCGGCAAGAGCCATATCGCATTCTCCGCCTATAAGCGACTGGCAAGCAAGATGAATGGCTGCAAGCGAAGTGGCACAGGCTGCCTGCACGGTATATACCGGTCCGGTTAGGTTCAGCTTATAAGCTACTAATTGAGCAATCAGATCTTTATCGCTAAGCATGGATTTTGAGAATTCGTCTATCTCCATATCCGACAACAATGTCCTTGCGTTCCAGGCAATATTGTTGGAACTGCCCGCATACAATCCAATCGGCCGGAGATACGTTTTCGGGTCGTACCCAGCATCCTCCAAAGCAGTCCAAACACATTCATGAAACACCCGGATTTGGGGATCCATCAGTGCTGCTTCAGTAGGTGTATAGCCAAAAAAGGAAGGTTCGAACATCTCGGCATCCCCAATTATTCCCTTTGCCCTGACATAGTCGGGGTTATCTATTAATTCCTTTTCGATGCCGGATTGCCTTAATTGCTCGTCTGTAAAAAACGAGATGCAGTCCTTTCCGTTCTTTAGATTTTCCCAAAACTCCAGGACATTTCTTGCTCCGGGGAAACGGCATGACATGCCGATGACAGCTACTTCCAGTCCGTTCTGGTTATCGTTTTGCTGCATGCTCATTTAATTTCCTCCTCTAATCTGCCTCTTTCGCTGCTGTAGGCGGTTTTTCCCTCTTTCACCAATCTGTCCAGCCGTTACAACCTCTTCCTGTTTTATTTCTACTTCCTGTCTGCCGGTTAAAAACTTGCATAATGAAGAAATCGTCGTATGTGTGTATATATCAACGATGCCTATTCCGATGTTGAGTTTCTCTATGATTTTCAGTCTGACTTGGATCAAATCCAAAGAGCTGGCGCCAAGATCGAAAAAGTTGTCGTGAATGCCGATTTGCTCATAACCAAGGTGCTCACACCAAATTTTT
This Paenibacillus larvae subsp. larvae DNA region includes the following protein-coding sequences:
- a CDS encoding condensation domain-containing protein → MKSKNRFMNQMIIINQHQNEWEYWHQNLTGEIGITEFPGDAVMVQAIAEPNKRMTFDFTLPESAAAQLIKLGGNSDYAIHVILFSEVAVLLNKYTGNEDIVMGSPIYRQEGIDGEFINTMLPLRTRVEAGMSFKELLLQIRQTVADAVEHQNFPIDLLFDQLREENQTADTSLYSTVVMLENIHDKRYLDAVAYRMLFHFVREDTGIRERFILTRTVIRSRRSSESSVTLPICSDRRSCRWELTYGSSAFSRSRSAPKSCWSLTASAAISLQMPRSASSSKSRYRRRRTP
- a CDS encoding SDR family NAD(P)-dependent oxidoreductase, encoding MSMQQNDNQNGLEVAVIGMSCRFPGARNVLEFWENLKNGKDCISFFTDEQLRQSGIEKELIDNPDYVRAKGIIGDAEMFEPSFFGYTPTEAALMDPQIRVFHECVWTALEDAGYDPKTYLRPIGLYAGSSNNIAWNARTLLSDMEIDEFSKSMLSDKDLIAQLVAYKLNLTGPVYTVQAACATSLAAIHLACQSLIGGECDMALAGGVSITVPEQQGYLYYENMHESPDGRNRAFDADARGTVFSNGAGVAVLKMLEDAIADGDHIYAVIKGSAVTNDGSRKTGFTAPSPQGQAEVIKAALKVADVEPESIGYLEAHGTATPIGDPIEIEALKMAFQSKDKGFCQIGSVKTNIGHLDAAAGIAGFIKTVLTLKNRQIPPSLHYNEANPRIDFENSPFRVARHLHSWNREIPFRAGVSSFGIGGTNSHIILEEPPKWYGMNPEKKEAADSPELILLSAKTEPSLELMKENLTAHLSEHPDTHLADAAFTLQTGRRYFPYRSYFIGTNSHDAAEAMKPGSRRIRSNKSGDEVPSVIFIFSVPNEPFGYIKLGFDFYQEEKRFRIRMDECFEILNRVYGQDLKSIMYSGNSDLKAGYQEGYEDSLKFSISYSFASLLIEWGIEPAAAMGDRIGGIICACLSGTLTLEQGLRLVKANEDIPGTPKELTGTLSLPVPIPYTRIGDDKHQSAMLAKKDKAIFIELGANGDLTDIAHHYFSDRPEKVMIHPVRNDNEPLSYSKYAIQVLGECWLHGIVPKWDRFYQNKKRFRVPLPGYSFNRQLYTIEDASYPRLKNSLLCQPISKNPKISEWFYIPEWESCFLLSQKNTRQEDGLWLFFIDETGLGQQVADRMKQEGHEVITVRQGREFDKKGTGSYQIDPGVYDNYISLIDDALSTGKTLKNIVHMWSISAGLDTRLDKKIVEDAQVSGFYSLIHLAGALRKQNIPGQIHIDVVSNNSMDVTKNEVLRPEKATILGLCKVIPQEFQHISCRYMDIEFTEDRVSSRHSAQLMNEIRSEAAEPVVAYRGNNRWVQTFKPILLDEPKREILPLKEEGVYLITGGLGRVGYALAEYLAREWKAKLVLTGNSPIPDKEEWQRWLECHEEQEPTSDKIRKLQQLEQAGASILACRANVADEEQMRAVFSKAEKQFGKVDGIIHAAGAKDDGLGLMENGDKEACEKQFIPKIYGLMVLADILREKETDFCLLTSSVASVLGGLGHGAYSAANIFMDMFTKKVQQESNIPWISVNWDSWRIFEEETIESIGTEVVQLAMTPEEGIQVLERVLHAKEIGQIVISTSDLQGRIDRWIKMETFREEGKGLQETSRLPEGINNKEELGTREQVEDSLIRIWQQVLGSPDISTAANFFELGGDSLKAVTILSILRKKYNLTIPLAEFIKAASIQHLSDYILGQKKETTVPIPLAEKRDYYPLSSAQRRIFTLERIRDMGTSYNIPYAFILDGTVDKDKIERAFQALVQRHESLRTSFDYRNGEPVQIIHESVQFQIHYEEHQIQKAEEIIERYICPFDLGTAPLFRVMLVKQSEHKHLLLIDIHHLVTDGTSIGLMTKEFLDLYQGVGIPNQRLQYKDYAVWHNKLLESGKMQKQKEYWLDKFAGEIPVLNIPMDYERSFMQSFEGNSVSFSIDPETTDKLRTLAKEEDVSLYMLTFALFNALLYKISGQQDIIVGTVASGRTHEDLDKMLGMFINTLALRTFPAGSKIFIEYLREVKKTVLDAFDNQDFQFDQLVEELNPQVDPGRNPIFDILFEWQNIDSEDLTLKDIRITKVPFEHKISQFDISFIGWEASDQLVFEIMYRTQLFRKESIGKFITFFKEITQQIIESRNIALKKIEISHDLVAAQSRKERIEFDF